A region from the Kribbella shirazensis genome encodes:
- a CDS encoding amidohydrolase family protein, whose protein sequence is MIDVHQHLWPEAFVERLRARREPPYLDGWTLHTATEAPYDVDPAAHEIGKRVALERDAGTTLAAVSLSSPLGVEELGDAELLAAWHDGAAELPAPFRAWASVDLLEPDVAGLESLLHKGFLGLQLPAHVLGTPSAWEAQGELLSAVERMGKPILVHPGAASSTAAPGWWAPVVDYSTQLQAAWWAWHAFGGRRTYPGLRLCFVAAAGLAPVHHERLTARGGRLGTIDPNLYVDTSSYGPQGIDAVARVLGIDQVVHGTDRPYADTTDLRQGDAATAVIRHDNPHRLLFGAGSEGASPNPTPTARHSAGTSLSGSEGNDEPTSTPPLPLTEALRRAPARYGVGLEDAPN, encoded by the coding sequence ATGATCGACGTTCACCAGCACCTCTGGCCGGAGGCGTTCGTGGAGCGGTTGCGGGCGCGCCGCGAGCCGCCGTACCTCGACGGCTGGACGCTGCACACCGCGACCGAGGCGCCGTACGACGTGGATCCGGCGGCGCATGAGATCGGTAAGCGGGTCGCCCTCGAGCGGGACGCCGGTACGACGCTCGCCGCAGTGTCGCTGTCGAGCCCGCTCGGCGTCGAAGAACTGGGGGATGCCGAGCTGCTCGCCGCCTGGCACGACGGGGCCGCCGAGCTCCCCGCGCCGTTCCGCGCATGGGCGTCCGTCGATCTGCTCGAGCCGGATGTCGCTGGGCTGGAATCCCTGCTCCACAAGGGCTTTCTGGGATTGCAGCTGCCGGCGCACGTGCTCGGTACGCCGTCCGCGTGGGAGGCGCAAGGGGAGTTGCTGAGCGCCGTCGAGCGGATGGGGAAGCCGATCCTGGTGCATCCCGGCGCGGCGTCGTCGACCGCGGCGCCCGGCTGGTGGGCGCCGGTCGTGGACTACAGCACGCAACTGCAGGCCGCCTGGTGGGCATGGCATGCCTTCGGCGGACGGCGTACGTACCCGGGCCTGCGGTTGTGTTTCGTCGCCGCGGCCGGTCTCGCGCCGGTGCACCACGAGCGGCTGACGGCGCGCGGCGGACGCCTCGGCACCATCGATCCGAATCTGTACGTCGACACCTCGAGCTACGGCCCGCAGGGAATCGACGCGGTCGCGCGGGTCCTCGGCATCGACCAGGTCGTGCACGGCACGGACCGGCCGTACGCGGACACCACCGACCTTCGCCAGGGCGACGCCGCGACCGCGGTGATCCGCCACGACAACCCGCACCGGCTCCTGTTCGGCGCCGGATCCGAGGGTGCGTCTCCCAACCCCACGCCTACTGCGCGGCACTCGGCGGGCACCTCGCTGAGCGGGAGCGAAGGGAACGATGAACCAACATCGACCCCTCCGCTCCCGCTCACCGAGGCACTCCGCCGAGCACCTGCTCGCTACGGCGTGGGGTTGGAAGACGCACCCAACTGA
- the kdpF gene encoding K(+)-transporting ATPase subunit F yields the protein MSSENIAGLVVAVALVLYLIAALVFPERF from the coding sequence ATGAGTTCTGAGAACATCGCCGGCCTCGTCGTGGCCGTTGCTCTGGTCCTCTATCTGATCGCCGCCCTGGTCTTTCCCGAGAGGTTCTGA
- a CDS encoding PhzF family phenazine biosynthesis protein: MRIRVVDAFTERAFAGNPAGVCVLEAGDWPDEGWMQSVAAELKHAETAFVRPSAGSEADWDLRWFTPTKEVVLCGHATLATAHVLAADGKVSGKASFATLSGVLVADVTDDGITLDFPVNRPIDLPAPDGLAAAVGVEPQEVYVTGELRDLLVVVADEATVLAVQPQYDEIAAITVREKLRGVIVTAQGSEYDFVSRFFAPASGIPEDPVTGSAHTSLAPYWAERLGRDDLVGYQASARGGVVQVVPAGDRVYLKGRAVTVLDGELLV, from the coding sequence ATGAGGATTCGGGTGGTCGACGCGTTCACCGAGCGGGCCTTCGCGGGGAATCCGGCGGGGGTCTGTGTGCTCGAGGCAGGGGACTGGCCGGACGAGGGCTGGATGCAGAGCGTTGCTGCCGAGCTGAAGCACGCGGAGACGGCGTTCGTCCGCCCGTCGGCCGGATCCGAGGCGGACTGGGACCTGCGCTGGTTCACGCCGACGAAGGAAGTGGTGTTGTGCGGCCACGCGACGTTGGCGACAGCGCACGTGCTGGCGGCGGACGGGAAGGTTTCCGGCAAGGCGAGCTTCGCGACGCTGAGCGGCGTACTGGTCGCGGACGTCACTGACGACGGCATCACCCTGGACTTCCCGGTCAACCGCCCGATCGACCTGCCGGCTCCGGACGGGCTGGCCGCGGCGGTGGGCGTCGAGCCGCAGGAGGTCTACGTCACGGGCGAGCTGCGCGATCTGCTGGTCGTCGTCGCCGACGAGGCGACGGTCCTCGCGGTGCAACCGCAGTACGACGAGATCGCGGCGATCACGGTCCGGGAGAAGCTGCGCGGGGTGATCGTGACCGCACAGGGATCGGAGTACGACTTCGTCTCGCGGTTCTTCGCTCCGGCGAGCGGGATCCCGGAGGACCCGGTCACGGGGAGCGCGCACACGAGCCTGGCGCCGTACTGGGCCGAACGCCTCGGGCGGGACGACCTGGTGGGCTACCAGGCGTCCGCCCGAGGCGGGGTCGTCCAGGTGGTACCGGCCGGCGACCGCGTCTACCTCAAGGGCCGCGCGGTCACCGTCCTGGACGGTGAACTACTCGTCTAG
- a CDS encoding LacI family DNA-binding transcriptional regulator, whose amino-acid sequence MSGTGRRPTLKDIAAETGLSMAAVSYALRGLHGTPETRQRVQDAADRLGYQADPVARALASGRSGSIGVLCASLEDLWQQRLAAALGRELLAPDRNAWIIDSAGDADRQLELAQHLVDHRADAIVVVPINPAAKAWADIAQQVPVIAIGDALPGAKAKSEVILDNESGVSTALRRLADAGHRDIAVLSPTRRFEVERPAEEIAQRVAADLGLTILLRQCPHDLAGATDVARTLLTNTPRPTGILALADSMAFGVYAASRELGLRIPDDLSLLGYDDQPMSQLLTPPLSTFHWPLDELVTHVVSRVTSAVDTNRRVRRTTLTPTLIERASVAAPPT is encoded by the coding sequence ATGTCCGGAACCGGTCGGAGGCCAACCCTCAAGGACATCGCTGCCGAGACCGGGCTCTCGATGGCCGCCGTGTCGTACGCACTGCGCGGTCTGCACGGCACGCCCGAGACCCGGCAGCGGGTCCAGGACGCCGCCGACCGCCTCGGCTACCAGGCCGACCCGGTCGCCCGCGCGCTCGCGTCCGGCCGCAGCGGCTCGATCGGCGTCCTGTGCGCCTCGCTCGAAGACCTCTGGCAGCAGCGCCTCGCCGCCGCCCTCGGCCGCGAGCTCCTCGCCCCGGACCGCAACGCCTGGATCATCGACTCCGCCGGCGACGCCGACCGGCAGCTCGAGCTCGCCCAGCACCTGGTCGACCACCGCGCCGACGCGATCGTGGTGGTCCCGATCAACCCGGCCGCCAAGGCCTGGGCCGACATCGCCCAGCAGGTGCCGGTGATCGCGATCGGCGACGCCCTGCCTGGCGCGAAGGCGAAGTCCGAGGTGATTCTCGACAACGAGTCCGGTGTGAGCACGGCGCTGCGCCGCCTCGCGGACGCCGGCCACCGCGACATCGCCGTACTGAGCCCGACCCGCCGCTTCGAAGTGGAGCGCCCTGCCGAGGAGATCGCTCAGCGGGTGGCGGCGGACCTCGGACTGACCATCCTGCTCCGGCAGTGCCCGCACGACCTGGCCGGCGCCACCGACGTCGCCCGCACCCTGCTCACCAACACCCCGCGACCGACCGGCATCCTCGCGCTCGCCGACTCGATGGCCTTCGGGGTGTACGCCGCCAGCCGCGAGCTCGGCCTGCGCATCCCCGACGACCTGTCCCTGCTCGGGTACGACGACCAGCCGATGTCCCAGCTGCTCACCCCACCCCTGTCGACGTTCCACTGGCCACTCGACGAGCTGGTCACCCACGTCGTCTCGCGCGTCACATCCGCCGTAGACACCAACCGCCGCGTCCGCCGCACCACCCTCACCCCCACCCTGATAGAGCGCGCCTCGGTAGCCGCCCCACCCACCTGA
- a CDS encoding M36 family metallopeptidase, giving the protein MTAGGADAAQNSGAEGKKPAQAEQTAGKERMGNYDARTPNARTTYARAAKVAGKETAAAKKFRDSLGTQGVVEVDPNTGTPAQVTKLNGFLTGKSAKKAADVALGYVKAHPEIFKLSDADLGTLKLRKDYVDDLGTHHIFWTQVVDGVEVFGNGLKANVTKNGQLISVMGSPVAGLSTAAQSRSAAATPKVSAAGARSAAIKDVGGTAKSANATTSGGSTKWGNGDTAKQVWFHTADGLRKGWLTYTNSGGTKIYSHVVDAQTGSTLYRKDLVSEGNGDALVQDNYPGAAKGGTQRVENLIYNNWLPKNAKTLLDGTSVAAWADVNDDNQPNAGETVKVPGTKTGAEYKLVSFPNASSYCSASFICTWDPAKPDSWKTNMNQDVTNAFYLASNFHDWLAKPPISFTPAAGSFDTAGGDPVLLNALDGAATGANGGPDANHVNNANMATPPDGTPPTMQMYLFHAPGATDEQDGYVPSSSGNDASILYHEYGHGLSNRLVVDATGNSTLNSIQAGAMGEAWSDFYAMDYLVANGLEKDTVAPGEVQEGKYVSHGELFRTQAIDCRVKAKAPTCVAADGSQGGYTYGDFPTIGGAPQVHASGELWAQTLWDLRERFGRAYAMSIITRAMELSPADPTMLDMRNAIVQADLVATGGKNADVIWTVFANRGMGWYAGVVDGGDAFPAEDFHKPPTGPTTTLSGSVKDKDTGAPVAGALVYVGGHSSGYAGDYAGTTDASGNYNITGVAPGTYPKVVVSAPGYELIVQSVKVTPGAAANFVPRRNWAAASGGGAVTDFNGPDFSDYNCGPGGAIDNVQGTGWGSTTGDDNGTPTNQMIAKHIDIKLPEKINVSSFNVDPSNTCGDPGSASTGKYRIETSADGTTWATAQEGEFTSANRGKYNLLTPSGNAAGVQYVRFWMLSPQVPDFATNCPAGAYGGCQFTDMTELQVFGTK; this is encoded by the coding sequence ATGACCGCCGGTGGCGCGGACGCCGCGCAGAATTCCGGTGCCGAAGGCAAGAAGCCGGCGCAGGCCGAGCAGACGGCCGGCAAGGAGCGGATGGGCAACTACGACGCCCGGACGCCGAATGCCCGGACCACCTACGCCCGCGCCGCGAAGGTCGCCGGCAAGGAAACGGCCGCGGCGAAGAAGTTCCGCGACTCGCTCGGCACCCAGGGCGTCGTCGAGGTCGACCCGAACACCGGCACCCCGGCCCAGGTCACCAAGCTGAACGGCTTCCTGACCGGTAAGAGCGCCAAGAAGGCCGCCGACGTGGCCCTCGGCTACGTGAAGGCCCACCCGGAGATCTTCAAGCTCTCCGACGCCGACCTCGGCACGCTGAAGCTGCGCAAGGACTACGTCGACGACCTCGGCACCCACCACATCTTCTGGACGCAGGTCGTCGACGGCGTCGAGGTGTTCGGCAACGGCCTGAAGGCCAACGTCACCAAGAACGGCCAGCTCATCTCCGTGATGGGGTCGCCGGTCGCTGGCCTGAGCACCGCGGCGCAGAGCCGGTCCGCCGCCGCGACGCCGAAGGTCTCCGCCGCGGGTGCCCGCAGCGCCGCGATCAAGGACGTCGGCGGTACGGCGAAGTCCGCGAACGCCACCACCAGCGGTGGCAGCACCAAGTGGGGCAACGGCGACACCGCCAAGCAGGTGTGGTTCCACACCGCCGACGGGCTCCGCAAGGGCTGGCTGACCTACACCAACTCCGGCGGCACCAAGATCTACAGCCACGTCGTCGACGCGCAGACCGGCTCGACGCTGTACCGCAAGGACCTGGTCAGCGAGGGCAACGGCGACGCGCTGGTCCAGGACAACTACCCGGGCGCTGCCAAGGGCGGCACCCAGCGGGTCGAGAACCTGATCTACAACAACTGGCTGCCCAAGAACGCGAAAACCCTCCTCGACGGTACGTCGGTCGCGGCCTGGGCGGACGTCAACGACGACAACCAGCCGAACGCCGGCGAGACGGTCAAGGTGCCTGGCACCAAGACCGGCGCGGAGTACAAGCTGGTGTCGTTCCCGAACGCGTCGTCGTACTGCTCGGCCTCGTTCATCTGCACCTGGGACCCGGCGAAGCCGGACTCCTGGAAGACGAACATGAACCAGGACGTCACCAACGCGTTCTACCTGGCCAGCAACTTCCACGACTGGCTGGCGAAGCCGCCGATCAGCTTCACCCCGGCGGCCGGCTCGTTCGACACGGCCGGCGGCGACCCGGTGCTGCTGAACGCCCTGGACGGCGCGGCCACCGGCGCGAACGGCGGCCCGGACGCCAACCATGTGAACAACGCGAACATGGCGACCCCGCCGGACGGCACCCCGCCGACCATGCAGATGTACCTGTTCCACGCGCCCGGCGCGACCGACGAGCAGGACGGCTACGTGCCGAGCAGCTCGGGCAACGACGCCAGCATCCTGTACCACGAGTACGGTCACGGCCTGTCCAACCGCCTGGTCGTGGATGCGACCGGCAACTCGACGCTGAACAGCATCCAGGCCGGCGCGATGGGCGAGGCGTGGAGCGACTTCTACGCGATGGACTACCTGGTCGCGAACGGTCTGGAGAAGGACACCGTGGCGCCGGGTGAGGTCCAGGAAGGCAAGTACGTCAGCCACGGCGAGCTGTTCCGGACCCAGGCCATCGACTGCCGCGTCAAGGCCAAGGCGCCGACCTGCGTCGCGGCCGACGGCTCGCAGGGTGGCTACACCTACGGCGACTTCCCGACCATCGGTGGTGCTCCCCAGGTGCACGCGTCCGGTGAGCTCTGGGCGCAGACCCTGTGGGACCTGCGTGAGCGCTTCGGTCGTGCCTACGCGATGAGCATCATCACCCGCGCGATGGAGCTGTCGCCGGCTGACCCGACGATGCTCGACATGCGCAACGCCATCGTCCAGGCCGACCTGGTCGCGACCGGCGGCAAGAACGCCGACGTCATCTGGACCGTGTTCGCCAACCGCGGCATGGGCTGGTACGCCGGTGTCGTCGACGGCGGCGACGCGTTCCCGGCGGAGGACTTCCACAAGCCGCCGACAGGTCCGACCACCACGCTCAGCGGCTCGGTGAAGGACAAGGACACCGGCGCTCCGGTGGCCGGCGCGCTGGTCTACGTCGGCGGACACTCCTCCGGTTACGCCGGTGACTACGCCGGTACGACGGACGCCTCCGGCAACTACAACATCACCGGCGTTGCCCCCGGCACCTACCCGAAGGTCGTCGTGTCCGCTCCGGGGTACGAGCTGATCGTGCAGTCGGTGAAGGTCACCCCGGGTGCCGCGGCGAACTTCGTCCCGCGGCGCAACTGGGCGGCCGCGTCCGGCGGCGGTGCCGTGACCGACTTCAACGGTCCGGACTTCAGCGACTACAACTGCGGCCCGGGCGGTGCGATCGACAACGTCCAGGGCACCGGCTGGGGCAGCACCACCGGCGACGACAACGGCACGCCGACCAACCAGATGATCGCCAAGCACATCGACATCAAGCTGCCGGAGAAGATCAACGTCAGCAGCTTCAACGTCGACCCGTCCAACACCTGCGGTGACCCCGGCAGCGCCTCGACCGGCAAGTACCGGATCGAGACGTCCGCCGACGGCACCACCTGGGCGACCGCGCAGGAGGGCGAGTTCACCTCCGCCAACCGGGGCAAGTACAACCTGCTCACCCCGAGCGGCAACGCGGCCGGCGTCCAGTACGTCCGCTTCTGGATGCTCAGCCCCCAGGTCCCGGACTTCGCCACGAACTGCCCCGCCGGCGCCTACGGCGGCTGCCAGTTCACCGACATGACCGAACTCCAGGTCTTCGGCACCAAGTAA
- a CDS encoding MarR family winged helix-turn-helix transcriptional regulator: protein MGVAEVRRFNRVVTQRVGALHDAYLSRGRPLGQDRVLWEIGPNGCDVRSLRARLDLDSGYVSRLLRSLETAGLVRVEPSEDDGRVRIARLTADGLAERQVLDERSDELAESILEPLDGRQRKRLVAAMDEVARLLTASMVRVDAVDPRLPAAQYCLESYFAELGERFEAGFDRSRSISADNAELTPPAGLLLMATLHAEPVGCGALKFHGTDPAEIKRMWVATDARGLGLGRRLLTELERAAAAHGAPAVRLETNRNLTEAIALYRSAGYQDVPPFNTEPYAHHWFEKRL, encoded by the coding sequence ATGGGTGTGGCGGAGGTACGGCGGTTCAACCGGGTCGTCACGCAGCGGGTCGGGGCGCTGCACGACGCCTATCTGTCCCGGGGCCGGCCGCTCGGGCAGGACCGGGTGCTGTGGGAGATCGGGCCGAACGGGTGTGACGTCCGCTCGTTGCGGGCCCGGCTCGATCTCGATTCCGGGTACGTGAGCCGGCTGCTCCGGTCGCTGGAGACGGCCGGGCTGGTCCGCGTCGAGCCGAGCGAGGACGACGGCCGGGTGCGGATCGCCCGGTTGACCGCGGACGGCCTCGCCGAGCGGCAGGTGCTGGACGAGCGGTCGGACGAACTCGCGGAGTCGATCCTCGAGCCGCTCGACGGGCGGCAGCGGAAGCGGCTGGTTGCCGCGATGGACGAGGTGGCGCGGTTGCTGACCGCGTCGATGGTGCGGGTCGACGCGGTGGACCCGCGGCTACCGGCGGCGCAGTACTGCCTGGAGTCGTACTTCGCCGAGCTCGGCGAGCGCTTCGAGGCCGGGTTCGACCGGTCGCGAAGCATCTCCGCGGACAACGCCGAGTTGACGCCGCCCGCCGGGTTGTTGCTGATGGCAACACTTCACGCCGAGCCGGTCGGCTGCGGCGCGCTCAAGTTCCACGGCACCGACCCGGCCGAGATCAAGCGGATGTGGGTCGCCACCGACGCGCGCGGACTCGGCCTGGGCCGCCGCCTCCTCACCGAACTCGAACGCGCGGCGGCCGCCCACGGAGCTCCCGCCGTACGGCTGGAGACCAACCGCAACCTGACCGAGGCGATCGCCCTCTACCGTTCCGCGGGCTACCAGGACGTCCCGCCCTTCAACACCGAGCCCTACGCACATCACTGGTTCGAGAAGCGCCTCTAA
- the kdpA gene encoding potassium-transporting ATPase subunit KdpA: MSDTAAGLLQVGLLLACLAAVYRPLGGYMARVYTSDKDLAFERATYKLFGVDAKADQTWAVYARSVIAFSVVGLVLLFLLQRVQHWLPLSLGLPNVESGLAFNTAASFVSNTNWQNYVPEATLGHLVQFAGLAVQNFLSAAVGMAVAVAVIRGFARSKTDRLGNFWVDLTRTTLRILLPIAVVGTLVLVALGVVQNFSGGHEITSVVGQSQTVPGGPVASQEVIKELGTNGGGYYNANSAHPFENPNPLSNLFEIFLLLLIPVCITRTFGLMVKDKRQGYAILGVMGTLWAAFTFAATFFENQGAGTATHAAGAAMEGKETRFGEWASALFATSTTGTSTGAVNSMHDSFTPLGGGTALFHMMLGEVSPGGVGTGLYGMLILAILTVFVAGLMVGRTPEYLKKKITAREMKLVSLYILTTPAVVLVGASIAMGLAVARASILNVDSPHGFSEVLYAFTSAGNNNGSAFAGLSGNIPFYNVALGLAMLLGRFVPIVFALALAGSLARQQPVPVTQGTLPTHRALFVTMLVGVVVIVTGLTYFPALTLGPLAEGL; this comes from the coding sequence ATGTCGGACACCGCTGCCGGCCTGTTGCAGGTCGGCCTTCTCCTCGCCTGTCTGGCGGCCGTCTACCGGCCGCTCGGCGGCTACATGGCCAGGGTCTACACGTCGGACAAGGACCTGGCGTTCGAGCGTGCGACGTACAAACTGTTCGGCGTCGATGCGAAGGCGGACCAGACCTGGGCAGTGTATGCCCGCTCGGTGATCGCGTTCTCCGTCGTCGGGCTGGTGCTGTTGTTCCTGCTCCAGCGCGTGCAGCACTGGCTGCCGTTGTCGCTCGGCCTGCCGAACGTCGAGTCCGGTCTGGCGTTCAACACCGCCGCGTCGTTCGTGTCCAACACCAACTGGCAGAACTACGTGCCCGAGGCGACCCTCGGCCACCTGGTCCAGTTCGCCGGACTGGCGGTGCAGAACTTCCTGTCCGCCGCCGTCGGCATGGCCGTGGCGGTCGCGGTGATCCGCGGCTTCGCGCGGTCGAAGACGGACCGGCTCGGCAACTTCTGGGTCGACCTGACCCGGACGACCCTGCGGATCCTGCTCCCGATCGCGGTCGTCGGCACGCTGGTGCTGGTCGCGCTGGGCGTCGTACAGAACTTCTCAGGTGGGCACGAGATCACTTCGGTCGTCGGCCAGTCGCAGACCGTCCCCGGCGGGCCGGTGGCCAGCCAGGAGGTCATCAAGGAGCTCGGCACGAACGGCGGCGGCTACTACAACGCCAACTCCGCGCACCCGTTCGAGAACCCGAACCCGCTGTCCAACCTGTTCGAGATCTTCCTCCTGCTGCTCATCCCGGTCTGCATCACCCGCACCTTCGGCCTGATGGTGAAGGACAAGCGGCAGGGGTACGCGATCCTCGGCGTGATGGGCACGCTCTGGGCTGCCTTCACCTTCGCCGCGACGTTCTTCGAGAACCAGGGCGCGGGTACGGCGACCCACGCCGCGGGCGCCGCGATGGAAGGCAAGGAGACTCGCTTCGGCGAATGGGCGTCGGCGCTGTTCGCGACCTCCACGACCGGTACGTCGACAGGCGCCGTGAACTCCATGCACGACTCGTTCACCCCGCTCGGCGGCGGTACGGCGCTGTTCCACATGATGCTCGGGGAGGTGTCGCCCGGCGGTGTAGGCACCGGTCTGTACGGCATGCTGATCCTCGCGATCCTCACCGTGTTCGTCGCGGGCCTGATGGTCGGGCGTACGCCGGAGTACCTGAAGAAGAAGATCACCGCGCGCGAGATGAAGCTCGTCTCGCTCTACATCCTGACGACGCCGGCCGTCGTCCTCGTCGGCGCCTCGATCGCGATGGGGCTGGCCGTGGCGCGGGCCTCGATCCTCAACGTCGACAGCCCGCACGGGTTCTCCGAGGTGCTGTACGCGTTCACGTCGGCCGGCAACAACAACGGCAGCGCGTTCGCCGGGCTGAGCGGGAACATCCCCTTCTACAACGTCGCTCTCGGTCTGGCGATGCTGCTCGGCCGGTTCGTGCCGATCGTGTTCGCGCTGGCCCTGGCCGGCTCGCTCGCACGGCAGCAGCCGGTGCCGGTGACCCAGGGCACGCTGCCCACCCACAGGGCCCTGTTCGTGACGATGCTCGTCGGTGTCGTCGTGATCGTGACCGGCCTGACCTACTTCCCCGCCCTGACTCTCGGACCCCTCGCGGAGGGACTGTGA
- a CDS encoding ABC transporter substrate-binding protein, with protein MDQPLLNRRRFLQATGGTALAAALAGCGGGGSGGGGASSKELSFVYMGTAEQQATWNKLFAKFTEQHPEIKLKAEGIPLSNWGDFFNKLSTRIAGGQVPDVIQIATEGQRLFASKGLLEPLDEYIKKDQSTIDEYHADMDPNLIEWNKKYASTDGKTYYLPGEFNTMCMWYSKDLFAKAGVPEPTAKWTWDDFRSACEQIKAKTGAFGYAADSAYFAAIMPWLLTNGTSSFTEDWSKPTYDDAKVIEAAEFNRKLVADKLSPPPGGTFDAFTAAAQGKLAMFGGGRWPIISIRNLKATQKMGIVPWPTKVEQGSPVGWNGYPILKASKKKDDAWTFIKFLISKEGSSTFAQLGGTIVPARKSIANSESFLTDAPKGSEFLYQALSYATPIPSPDKGAAIQKAIEDGWKQVLTGNAAPGDALGKAQTTLEGLV; from the coding sequence ATGGATCAACCCCTGCTGAATCGGCGACGTTTCTTACAGGCCACCGGCGGTACGGCGCTCGCCGCCGCGCTGGCCGGCTGCGGCGGGGGTGGGAGCGGTGGCGGCGGGGCGTCGTCGAAGGAGCTGTCGTTCGTCTACATGGGGACGGCGGAGCAGCAGGCGACCTGGAACAAGCTGTTCGCGAAGTTCACCGAGCAGCACCCCGAGATCAAGCTCAAGGCCGAGGGCATCCCGCTGTCGAACTGGGGCGACTTCTTCAACAAGCTGTCCACCCGGATCGCCGGCGGCCAGGTGCCCGACGTCATCCAGATCGCCACCGAGGGCCAGCGGCTGTTCGCCTCCAAGGGCCTGCTCGAGCCGCTCGACGAGTACATCAAGAAGGACCAGTCGACGATCGACGAGTACCACGCCGACATGGACCCGAACCTGATCGAGTGGAACAAGAAGTACGCCTCCACCGACGGCAAGACGTACTACCTGCCGGGTGAGTTCAACACGATGTGCATGTGGTACTCGAAGGACCTGTTCGCGAAGGCCGGCGTACCGGAACCGACCGCGAAGTGGACCTGGGACGACTTCCGCAGCGCGTGCGAGCAGATCAAGGCGAAGACCGGGGCCTTCGGGTACGCCGCGGACTCGGCGTACTTCGCCGCGATCATGCCGTGGCTGCTCACCAACGGCACCAGCAGCTTCACGGAGGACTGGTCGAAGCCGACGTACGACGACGCGAAGGTGATCGAGGCGGCCGAGTTCAACCGCAAGCTCGTGGCCGACAAGCTGTCCCCGCCCCCCGGCGGCACCTTCGACGCGTTCACCGCGGCCGCGCAGGGCAAGCTGGCGATGTTCGGCGGCGGGCGCTGGCCGATCATCAGCATCCGGAACCTGAAGGCGACCCAGAAGATGGGCATCGTGCCCTGGCCGACGAAGGTCGAGCAGGGCTCGCCGGTCGGCTGGAACGGGTACCCGATCCTGAAGGCGTCGAAGAAGAAGGACGACGCCTGGACATTCATCAAGTTCCTGATCTCGAAGGAAGGGTCGTCCACGTTCGCCCAGCTCGGCGGCACCATCGTCCCGGCGCGGAAGTCGATCGCGAACAGCGAGTCGTTCCTCACCGACGCGCCGAAGGGGTCGGAGTTCCTGTACCAGGCGCTCAGCTACGCGACCCCGATCCCGTCGCCGGACAAGGGCGCCGCGATTCAGAAGGCGATCGAGGACGGCTGGAAGCAGGTCCTGACCGGCAACGCCGCGCCGGGCGACGCGCTCGGCAAGGCCCAGACCACGCTGGAGGGATTGGTCTGA
- a CDS encoding cysteine dioxygenase family protein, with translation MTAQPIDVPNVPARQASRLVELNNCLSLDDLPGRDLTPDELSELAASIAAQPHLWEDKVAYSDEERVFASLHRDANVDVWLICWTPVNDTGWHDHDVSSGAVAVARGKLVEHNLAVGTAAIETEVEAGDVYGFGPDHIHRLTGLDKGSVTIHAYSPPLWRMGQYSVKDGVLRRVSVSYADELRPID, from the coding sequence GTGACTGCTCAGCCCATCGACGTACCCAACGTCCCGGCGCGCCAGGCCAGCCGGCTCGTGGAGCTCAACAACTGTCTGTCGCTGGACGACCTCCCGGGTCGTGATCTGACGCCGGACGAGCTGTCCGAGCTGGCCGCGTCGATCGCCGCGCAGCCGCACCTGTGGGAGGACAAGGTCGCGTACAGCGACGAGGAGCGGGTGTTCGCCTCGCTCCACCGGGACGCGAACGTCGACGTCTGGCTGATCTGCTGGACGCCGGTCAACGACACCGGCTGGCACGACCACGACGTCTCCTCTGGCGCGGTAGCCGTTGCCCGGGGCAAGCTCGTCGAACACAACCTCGCCGTCGGCACCGCCGCGATCGAGACCGAGGTCGAGGCCGGCGACGTGTACGGCTTCGGCCCCGACCACATCCACCGGCTCACCGGCCTCGACAAGGGCAGCGTCACCATCCACGCCTACAGCCCACCCCTGTGGCGCATGGGCCAGTACTCCGTCAAGGACGGCGTCCTCCGCCGCGTCTCCGTCTCGTACGCCGACGAACTCCGCCCGATCGACTGA